The genomic segment TAACCCCGCGTGCTGTTCCGCACACCAAGCCTCAAGTGTCATCGCGGGGCGGATCTCCGCCAGGCGATTGCGGCCGCACTGTTCACAGGCGCCGATGGCGATTTTGCGCCACTGCTGCAGCTTCTTTTCCAGCCGCTCGCCCTCCAGCTTGACGCCACAGCGTGCCGAAAACAATGGTGTGATAACATTTACCCCCAATTCAATGGATTTCTGGATAGTGAATTCCATTTTTTCCCCGCGAGACATCACCTGTCCCAGGTGCAAATGCAGCGGCGATTCGCGATCTTCCGTGCGTACCGACAGCACCCTGGCCTCGACGGTTTTTTTGTCCACTCGGCTCAACCGGGCGCTAAAAACCTGATTACTGCCGTCAAACAGCTCAAGCGGCGCGTCGGTGGTCATGCGCAGCACCCGGCTTAAATGATGCGCCGCGTCTTCGCTAACGTCGAGGACGTCGCCGACGGCCAGCGGCGCCGGATGATATATACGAGGTATTCGCATAAGGCGTGGTTATAATCCTGATTGTCTGGCCGCCCGGGGCGAATTTAACCCTACCGGCGTAACGGCGGGACCACTCTAGTGTAGAGCAGCGCTTTTATTGGCTGCAAGCCCGCGTGATATAAGGATTGAGATTGCCCTGCACCGCGGCGATACGCTGATTGCGTTTGCATTCCCACTCGGTCACCGGATAAGTACGGTCCCATACGTCAAATAACTGCGTTTGCGCCCGGGAAAGACGAAGCTGGTAACGATCGCGTGTGTAGAAGTAAGTCCGGGCGATGGCGCCGCGCGCGCGGGCGGGCGGCTCCGCCTGCTTGTTTTTGAAATCCACCTTCATTTCACAGCGGCCGTACTGGCCTTCGCCGCCGCGCCATTGACTGTATTGATAGTTGCCGCGATCGCCGTTCACTTCGCCGATCGCGGGTTGCAGGTTATGCAGGTCGGTTTCGATTTGCCTATAAACCGCATCTTTGGCGCAGCTTTTACGACCGCCGTTTTGCCAGCATTGGCGCTGATGGCCGAACTCCCAAGCCGGTACCACATGTTCCCATTCGATGCGGTTGGCGCGCAGCTCGCTTTTACGCACCTGATAGCCGCAGGACGCCAGATCCGGGATACCCTTTTTGCCCTGCCAGCGGATGGGACAACCGCAGTAAAAGGTGCCGGGTGCGTCGCGATTGATTTTCACCTCCGCCGCTTTCGCCTGGTTGAAATTGGTAATCTGCTGCACTTTGGCCGCGGTGGAAAAGGAAAGGAACAAGAGGGCAGCGGCCAGCAGGCCGGAAGTTTTATGCAGCATCATCAGCGTGTTCAATTTGGAAAAGCGCAGGTTACCTAATTGCGCAGCGACAGGCAAATTGAACGCGCGGTGCGTCGAATGACGGAAATGATGGAAAGCGCGCGAGGAGTCTTAACGTCCCGCCGTAGTTGTCTCGGGCTGTAATAGGTCGCCGCAGCGTCTGCAGCGGTATTGGGCCTCGCCGCGCAGAACGCGGTTATGCCGGCGTACGGTCAGGGCATGCTGCTGACAGCCGCAGCGATAGGGGAAGGTATTGGGTCTCACGACCGTCAGGTCAAATTCGTGGGTCCGGCGGGCAGGGGTTTGCAGCACGTGACTCATCATCCAGCGCCACTCCCGTCCGTGAGGCGCCACCCGGCCAAACTGGCGAAACACCAGCAGATGCGCCAGTTCGTGCGGAATCACTTCATCAATGAAAGTTTGCTGATTTTCCAGCAGCAACTGCGGATTCAGGCGAATTTCCCACCGCTCCAGCCAGGCGGTGCCGGCGGAGGTGCCGCGCTGTTGGTAGGTGATAGTGGGTTCGGGAAAAGTACAGTCAAAGTACGCCTCGGCCTGTGCGAGCTTGGCCCGCAGGCACTGCATGACGCTCTGTTGCAGGGCTATTGGAATACGTAACGGTTTCATATTCGTCAGCCTAACCGGCGGCGCATCAGGATGCAACCGCGTGAGCACGGCGTGCAGCACCGTCCAACCGTGCACAGGCCAACGTTTCGCTGCCGCAGATGGGCATTATAATCCGAGCGCGCCAGCGCGACCATCCGCCGCTCGGGGCGTCGTTGTCGTTAAGGGAGGTACTTGGGCTGAATTCGCGCCCGGCGCCCCTGGATAAGCATGGAAATAAAAGGGTCTTCCCCTGTTGTGGTGGCTAAGGGCATTATGATGGCAGTCTTGATTTTTGAGGAGTCTGCCATGGACGAAAAGTCCCTCTATGCCCATATCCTTAACCTGTCCGCACCGTGGCAGGTACAATCCCTTTCTCTTGATGAAAAATCTGGATCAGTGACGGTAATTGTCGGCATTGCCGAGCACACACAACTGGCCTGCCCAACCTGCGGTAAATCCTGCTCCATACATGATCATCGGCGTCGTAAATGGCGTCACCTCGATACCTGTCAGTTCACCACGCTGGTTGAGGCTGATGTCCCCCGCGTTGACTGCCCCGAGCACGGTTGCCAGACACTGCCTGTTCCCTGGGCAGGGTCAGGCAGCCGCTACACCTTGTTGTTCGAAGCCTTTGTTCTTTCATGGCTGAAAGTCAGCACCGTGGATGCTGTCAGAAAGCAGCTCAAACTCAGTTGGAATGCCGTTGACGGCATCATGATGCGCGCAGTCAAACGAGGCTTGGCCCGGATAAAACAACCCTTATCCGCCCGTCACCTCTGCGTGGATGAAGTCGGGTTCAAAAAAGGACACCAGTACGTCACCGTTATCTCTGACAGGCAGGGACGCGCTTTGCAACTGACCGACAACCGCGGTGTAGAAAGCCTTGCCAGTTATCTGCGCAGCCTGAGAGATCACCAGCTTGATGAGATAAAAACGCTGTCTATGGACATGAACATGGCCTATATCAGTGCAGCCCGCATCCATCTCCCCAATGCCGTCGATAAAATCGCTTTCGATCACTTCCATGTGGCAAAAATGTTGTGCGCCGTCGTTGATAAAACCCGTCAGGCTGAGATGAAACAGATCCCGTCGTCAGACAGGAAAGACGCCCACCGCTCACGCTATCTATGGTTTTACAGCAAACAAAATCGCCTCGGGTGCCGGGCAGAGAGGTTAGAAGTTGCCCGGCTGGTGTTACCCCAAACGAGCCAGTGCTGGGTAATGAAAGAGCTTGCTCGCGATCTGTGGCACCGCCGCTATGACAATCATAGCCGTAAGCTGTGGCAGGAATGGATGGCGATGGCTAAAGACACCGGCATACCGCTCATGGCCAGCATTGCTCGCATGGTGGCAAAACGCCTTTACAGCATTCTGAATGCAATGAAAAACCGGGTATCAAATGGGAATGCGGAGTCCCTGAACAGCAAAATACGGCTGCTCAGGATCAAGTCACGGGGCTTCAGGAACAAAGAACGTTTCAAGCTGGGCGTAATGTTCCACTATGGGAAACTAAATATGAATTTTTGAGCAATCATTTAAGGGAGTTATAAAATTTTTTTTGCTGGTGATGTTGTATTCGCTCGTCATTCTCCTTTTCTTTTTCCTTTTGCCACATATTGCTGCATCCCGGATCGCTAGGGATAAGACAATATTGAGTTTTATCAACTTGAGACTCACTTTTCTCCCAAGATAATTTTGGCGTTACCTCTGGTGACAGTGAATAGTCTTTTTTATCAGTGTTATACATCATATTTGGTGAGGCCGATGCTGCAACACCATGATGCAGTAAGATAAATGGGGCATATGCATATTTTTTTAAGCATGACATGAACGTTATTCCTTTAAACGTAAATACGTTTGACATCCATATAGAAGTCCAAGTTCCAGCCAAAAGAATAAGTAAAGTAAAAATGCAGAACTGTCGATTGAGCCATCACAACAGGGGAAGACCCAAATAAAAACACCGCCACACCCTGGCCATCGAGCAGGCTGCTAAGGCGGGCCTTTGCGGTCTACCTCGGCATAAAAAACGCCGCCGTCCAACGGGACGGCGGCGCAGGGTCTACGCAAAGGGGAGCGGTTAGTCCCGCGCGCCAATTTCGCGCAGCGGCTTGCCGGTCATCAGATTACGTTCGATATGCTCAAGGGAAACGTTTTTGGTTTCCGGAATCAGCATAATGGTCAATATGATAAAGATGACGTTCAACGCGCCGTACACCCAGAAGGTGTTGGCGTTGCCCAGTGTCTCCAGCATGGTCAGGAAGGTCGCGCCGACGATCATGTTGGCAATCCAGTTGGTGGCGGTGGACACGGTGGTACCGAAGTCGCGCCCTTTCAGCGGCTGAATTTCAGAACACAGTACCCAAATCAGCGGGTCGGCGCTCATCGCGAAGCCGACGATAAACAGCATCAGCATGATGATGGCGAAGTATTTTTGGAATTCGGTGTCGATCCCCAAGTGCAGCAGCGTACCCAGCACGCCCATACCGACCGCCATGATCAGGAAGCCCAGTTTCAGGGTCGGTTTACGGCCCCAGCGATCCACCAGACCGATAGCGATAAACGTCGCCAGCACGTTGACCAACCCGACAATCACCGTTCCCCACATCTGGTTGGAGGTGCTGGTAAAACCGGCAATCCCGAAAATTTTCGGCGCGTAGTACATAATCACGTTCATACCGGTGAATTGCTGCATCACCTGTAGCAGGACGCCGAGAAAGACCGCGCGGCGGAAATTACTGTTGTCTTTAAACAGCGCCCAGCCGCTTTATTTGATTTTCAAACTTTCGCGGATTTCTTCTAGTTCTTTGCGTACCTGTTCGCTGGAGCTGCGCAGCATATCCAGCACTTTTTGTGCTTCATGGTAACGCCCTCGGGCCGCCCGGCAGAAATAGCACGCCGATGAACAGCAATACCGCGGGAATGGTGATGATGCCCAGCATCCAGTGCCAGGAGCCGCTATAGCTGAAAGCGGTATCAGAGAGATAGGCCGCGAGGATCCCGATGGTGATCATCAACTGATACATGGAAATCATCGAACCGCGGATCTTTTCCGGCGCGATTTCCGACAGGTAAAGCGGGGCGGTATATGAGGCAATCCCGACCGCCAGCCCCAGCAGAATACGGGCGATGATCAGCGATTCCACATTGGGGGATAGCGCCGACCACAGCGAACCGATGATGAACAAAACGGCGCTGGTAAGCAGGCTGAATTTCCGCCCCAATTTGGCTGACATCCAGCCGGCGGCAAACATCATGGAGCTAACCACCCATTCCTGTTGCCGGTTATCGATGTGCAGATCCGTAGACAGGAAAGGCAGCGCGCCGGCGATGACGCCAATATCCAGTCCAAATAGCAGGCCGGCCAACTCCGCCATAAAACAAACGAAAAAAGTAAAACGAGCATGGGATCTGCCAGATTTATGTATGGCAATACTCATAATGCCTCCACGTACTACGTAAATTAATAATTATGAATGCTATGTAAATGCATGCTGACAAAGCGTGAACTCGATCACAAATATATAATCGGTTACATACCTTATCCCTATCTGTCAGCATATTCATCCGTAGCAAAAAGCGTTGCCCCTCTAATATAGGGTATTCAGAGCGGTTGTCATCGGGAATAATCCGGATGTCGTACCCATTTTGTAACAAATAAGAAATGAAGTATTTATTGTTTGCCATAATCATATTAACTTAATGATAATTATGATCTATTTTTCTATAATCGGTTTCAAAAAAGATCGGATTCTCTTTGGTGTGGCGGCGTGTTTTAGTTTAGATGAAACAAAAATTTTCGCTGAATAAGTTTTATCGCGCTGCACGGGGCGACTAGACAGTATCAACGCCGTAGAAAAACGTCGCTGTCCTGCGACAGTAGGCAAAATGGCACTAGCCGGTATGCGTCCGCCTGGTAAATAACTCGTATCACCCCGCGTGATGACGGGCCGCAGGCAGCTGGAGGATAACGCTAGGCTAGACCGCAACAGCGGGAAAGGGGCGCGCCAGGCCAGATCGCAGCCGCGGGGCGGCCAGCGCCGGACCCGACCGCATTAGGGGAGTGTGAAAGCAGCGACAGGGTGGGTGCGCGCTCGGCTTAGGCGGACTCTATCGGCAGGCGAATCCGGCGGGAAACCCGTCCCGCAGCAGTTCGGATTTATCGGTCTTTTCCCAAGGGAAATGTTCGCGTCCGAAATGGCCGTAGGCGGCGGTTTCGCGGTAGATCGGCTGCAGCAGATCCAGCATGGTGATGAGCCCATAAGGACGCAGGTCGAAGAATTCGCGTACCAGCGTCGTCAGGTTTTCCGCCGGGATCTTTTCGGTGCCGAAGGTTTCGATGGTGATGGAGGTCGGTTCCGTCACGCCGATGGCGTAGGACACCTGAATTTCGCAGCGATCGGCCAGACCGGCGGCGACGATGTTTTTGGCCACGTAGCGCGCGGCATATGCCGCCGAACGGTCAACCTTGGACGGATCCTTGCCGGAGAAGGCGCCACCGCCGTGACGGGCCATGCCGCCGTAGGTATCGACGATGATTTTACGGCCGGTCAGCCCACAGTCGCCCATTGGCCCGCCGATAACGAAACGGCCGGTCGGGTTGATAAAATATTTGGTCTGGGGGGAGAGCCATTCCGCGGGCAGAACCGGTTTGATGATCTCTTCCATCACCGCTTCTTTCAGCTGCGGCAGGGCGATGTCTTCCGCATGCTGCGTGGACAGCACCACGGTATCAATGCCCACCACTTTGCTGTTGTCGTAGGTGAAAGTGACCTGACTTTTGGCGTCCGGACGCAGCCAGGGCAGGGTGCCGTTTTTACGGACCTGGGACTGACGTGCCACCAAACGGTGCGCGTAGGTGATCGGCGCCGGCATCAGCACATCGGTTTCATTGGTGGCGTAACCGAACATCAGCCCTTGGTCGCCCGCGCCCTGTTCCAGCGGATCGGTGCGATCCACGCCCTGGTTAATATCCGGAGACTGCTTACCAATGGCGTTCAGCACGGCACAAGAGTTGGCGTCAAACCCCATATCTGAATGAATGTAACCGATCTCGCGGATAGTGCTGCGCGTCAATTCTTCAATATCCACCCAGGCGCTGGTGGTGATCTCGCCACCCACCAGAACCATACCAGTTTTAACATAGGTTTCGCAGGCGACGCGCGCCTTGGGATCCTGCGCCAGAATCGCGTCCAGCACGGCGTCGGAAATCTGGTCCGCGATTTTATCAGGATGCCCCTCTGAAACAGATTCAGATGTAAATAGGTGTTTAGCCATTGGTCTTTTTACCTTTGGATACGGGTTGGAAATGACTGCGTAGCGCTGGGGACGGGGCACCCGCAATACGCGATGCCCAGATGATGACGGTACGCGTCATGCTGCCTCCCCCGGAAACTGTCGTTCAGCAGTAAAACAGTTAATCAGTATAGATGGATTAACTTCTGGATGGCCATTTTAGGGTAGGGTCTCGGTTGAATGCCAGTAATTTTTTGGCTGAAATATATCAGCTAGTTTCAACGGAGGACAAAAAAGCGTCAATAAAGTGACATAGGCCAATTTCATTTTGCTTTTTTCCCCATTGAGCGGTATAAAATCGCGCGCGTTTACATCAGGTAACGTAAAAGTTAACCGAACGGGCGCTAAAAAATTTTACACTTATCCCCCGGCGCCCGGTTGAGGGCCTTATTTTCTCAGGAGACAGGGTTCATGACGTGTGTGATGTCTCTCGTTTCTGCATCCCGTTTCCGACGCGCGGTGCGTCAGGCCGCCTTTGCCCACGACGCCTCGCTCATCCTTTCTTGTCGAAGTCGCCGCCCGACCGGAGCGGCTCAGGACGCCCGGGCGGGCTAGCCGCGGGGTTCTGATTTCGGGCCACACGGCCTTTCATGCAATCCTAATTGATGGTGTTCCGCCATCCTGTAGCACGGAGTTCACCAAGGTGTTTTACAATTACTGTCTGGATAGACCGGACGCCGGCAGCGTTTCTTGCCGCGTTCGTTGCGCGCGGGCGGGCTGAGTGCCCTAACCGGCGTGAGCGCTGAACCGACGGTAGCCGGCAATAAAGCGTCGCGCCCGGGAGACCGCCGCCATGACTGATTCACGACTGGACCAGGAACCGCGCCGCGTGGCTCGACAAGACACTTTGCGCTCAATGCAGGAGGTAGCCATGAACGACAGCGACGCCAGCAAAATGCTGAGAACCTACAATGTCACGTACTGGGGCAATAACTACTACGACGTCAATGAGTTGGGTCATATCAGCGTTTGCTCGGATCCTGACTTTCCCGAGGCGTGCGTCGATCTGGTGGAACTGGTAAAACAGCGCCAGACCGAAGGCCAGCGTCTGCCGGCGCTGTTCTGCTTCCCGCAGATCTTGCAGCACCGCTTGCGCTCCATTAACGCCGTTTTTCAGCGGGCGCGCGATTCCTTTGGCTACCAGGGCGGCTATTTCCTGGTTTACCCAATTAAGGTCAACCAGCACCACCGCGTTATCGAATCGCTGGTCAACTCCGGCGAGCCCCTGGGCCTGGAGGCCGGTTCCAAAGCGGAACTGATGACGGTACTCGCCCATGCCGGCATGACCCGCACGGTGATCGTCTGTAACGGCTACAAAGACCGGGAATATATTCGCCTGGCGCTCATCGGCGAAAAGATCGGCCATAAAGTCTACCTGGTAATTGAAAAACTCTCCGAAATCACGCTGGTGCTGGAGGAGGCGGAACGGCTGAATGTGGTGCCGCGCCTCGGCGTGCGCACCCGCCTGGCCTCGCAGGGCTCCGGCAAATGGCAATCGAGCGGCGGCGCAGGTGCTGCAACTGGTCGATCTGCTGCGTGCGAAAGGGCGGTTGGATAGCCTGCAATTACTGCACTTCCACTTGGGTTCCCAATTATCGAATATTCGCGATATCGCTTCCGGCGTGCGTGAATCGGCGCGTTTTTATGTCGAATTGCATAAATTGGGTGTCCATATTGAATGTTTCGACGTCGGCGGCGGTCTGGGGGTCGATTATGAAGGCACCCGTTCGCAATCCGACGGATCGGCCAATTATGGCCTGAACGAATATGCCAACAACGTCATCTGGGGTATCGGCGATGCCTGTAATGAATACGGTCTGCCGCACCCAACGGTCATTACCGAGTCCGGCCGGGAGGTAACGGCGCACCATACGGTGCTGGTGTCCAATGTCATCGGCGTGGAGCGTAATGAATTTAGCGAGCCGCGTCCGCCGGAGACGGACGCCCCGCGCGCGTTGGAAAGCCTGTGGCAGACCTGGCAGGAAATGCAGGAGCCGCGCAATCGTCGTTCGTTGCGCGAATGGTTGCACGATAGCCAAATGGATTTGCATGATGTCCATACGCAATATACTCACGGTATGCTGGATCTGACGCAGCGCGCCTGGGCCGAGCAGCTGTATCTCAGCATCTGCCGCTTGATCCAGACGCAGCTCGATCCGAGCAATCGCGCCCACCGGCCGATAATCGATGAATTACAAGAGCGTATGGCGGATAAGCTGTACGTCAACTTCTCGCTGTTCCAGTCGATGCCGGATGCCTGGGGGATAGACCAATTGTTCCCGGTTCTGCCGCTGGCGGGGCTGGATAAGCCGCCGGAAGGGCGCGCGGTGCTGCTTGACATTACCTGTGACTTTGATGGCACCATTGATCATTACATTGACGGCGATGGTATCGCCACCACCATGCCGATGCCGCCTTACGATGCCGATAATCCGCCGGCCCTCGGCTTTTTTATGGTGGGCACCTATCAGGAAATCCTCGGCAACATGCATAACTTGTTCGGCGATACCGCCACGGTGGATGTGTATGTGTTCAAGGACGGCAGCCTGGAGATGAACGAGTCTGACGAAGGTGATACTGTTGCCGATATGCTGCGCTATGTGCAGCTCGATCCCGATGTGCTGCTGACCCGTTTCCGTGACCAGGTGAAAGATACCGATCTGGATGCCGGACTGCAAAGCGAATTCCTGGAGGAGTTCGAGGCGGGCCTGTACGGTTACATTTACCTAGAAGATGAATAACGTTAAGTAAAGAATGATGATGAGTACCCTGGGTCATAATTACGATAATTCGCTGGTGTCGAACGCTTTCGGTTTCCTGCGCCTGCCGCTGGAATTCAATCCGTATCACACGGACGCAGACTGGGTGATCACCGGTATTCCCTTCGACATGGCGACCTCCGGGCGTGCCGGCTGCCGGCACGGGCCCGCCGCGATCCGCCAGGTTTCCACCAACCTCGCTTGGGAAGGCTGCCGCTGGCCGTGGGATTTCGACGTGCGTAAGCGTCTCAAGGTGGTGGACTGCGGCGACCTAGTGTATGAATTCGGCGATGCGCAGGATTTTTGCGACAAATTGCAGGACCACGCCGAACGGCTCCTGGCGGCCGGCAAACGGATGCTGTCGTTTGGCGGCGATCACTTCGTCACGCTGCCGTTATTGCGCGCTCACGCCAAACACTTTGGCAAAATGGTGCTGGTGCATTTCGACGCCCATACCTATACCTACGCCAACGGCAGCAAGTTCGATCACGGCACCATGTTTTATCATGCGTCCAACGAAGGATTAATCGATCCCGCCCACTCGGTGCAGATAGGCATCCGTACCGAATTCGAGCGCGATAACGGGTTCACCGTGCTCGACGCGGGGCAGGTTAACGACCGCAGCGTTGACGATGTTTTGGCGCAGGTGAAGCAGATTGTGGGTGACCTGCCGGTCTATCTCACGTTCGATATCGATTGTCTGGATCCCTCCGCGGCCCCCGGCACCGGTACGCCGGTCTGACCAGCGATCGGGCGCTGAAGCTGCTGCGCGGGCTGCAACCGCGGAATATCGTCGGTATGGACATCGTCGAAGTGGCGCCAGCCTATGACCAGGCGCAGATCACCGCGCTGGCTGCCGCCACGCTGGCGCTGGAAATGCTTTACATCCAGGGCGCCAAGCGGGGCGACGACTGACGGGGAAGGCGGTGTGCCGGCGGCCCCCTGGGATAATGCCAGCACGCTCCAAGGGGGCGTCAGATGCGTGATAAGCATGGCGTCCGCTTCTGCGCCCGCAGTGGCAAACGGTATGGTCTGTCTGCTCTCGCCCGCGGCGCGAGCCGTGCCGTTTGTCCGCGAGTAAGGTCTAGTTCAATAACAACAGACACGACAGGTCGTCGCCATAATTCAGTTTGTCGATGAGCGCATCAAGCTGGGGCCGGAAATGGGCGGAGTGCATCGTCACGGTGGCGTAATGACTAAAGGTAAGCTGAACCGCTTCTTCCAATACCGCGCGGCCGCGAACCGACTGCACCGATAGCAGGGTTTTCAGATAGAAAAAATCGATAAAATAGTAATATAAAGTCCTTAAGCTATGGGTAAGATCCTTCAGGCCGAATGTTGAGTGATGGAACTGATACAAGAAATAGTTTTTAAGGACGTGCGGCGGGGCCAGGCAACTGTCATGAAGCAGTTTTCTCCATTCATCATCCAATAGTTGCCAATTCTCGGGCATATTCGCTTGCAACATTTCGTCTTGCAGCCCAAAAAATTGCATGGTATCGCCAACCGAGGAGAGTAAGTGTTGACGCGATCGTCCCGTGGTGGTGAAAAAACGCAGCATCACCAAAAGCAAAGAGAATTTGAAGTGGTGTCTGGCCGGTGTGGTGATAGCCTTTCTTTTTTGATAAATCTGGCCGTCGGTCAACTCCTTGACCAGCGAGGTAAACAGACTTTCCATCCGCGGATAATTCTCCTCCACCCGATAATTCAGCGATTGTAAGAAGATCATAAACTGTACTAGGGCATACAGGTTGTCTTCGATAAAGGGGCTGTGCGCCATAATCAGATGACGGCAGAATAACTGAATAATCTGTTGCTCCTGGGTAACCTCTTCTCGCCGAGCGCTGCCGACGGACTCGGTGATTTTAGTGCGTTTTACGCTGGTTTTTTTCTCATACTTCAATGCATCGGGATGGAACAATACGAGGCGTACCGCCTCCGGACACGAGAAACTTAATGAATGCTGGCGATAACTCTGGATGGACGTTTCAATGCGTGGATAGGTTTGGCAGGTTTGACTCATTGCACTCGGACCCAGCGTCAGGTAGATGTTTCACAGTTTTTGCTGGTTGAGAAAAGGGCAATTACCATCCTCTTTCAACGCGATATAGGCGTAGCGATGAGCATGCTGTTCTGAGCTGTTAGGTATCAGATATTTTTCTGTAATATCTTTTATTTCAATTTGATGAGCAGCCTTATAGGTCTTATAGGTTTTTTTATCGATATGAATCGTCCACCCGCGGCAGCAGTGGGAGAGGCATTGCTCGCCTCGGCATTTGAAATTTTTATAGAAAACAGGCGTGATCTCACGATGCAGTTTCATGAATTAGACTCTGGCAGTGGGGGAAGTAGGGGGGGCACGTTATCAGCTGAGGTCGCCCGGCAATCGCCATAAGACCGCGACAAAAGCACGCCGTTTTACGACCGCCGGCAGACGCTTCATCCGGCAGCGTTTTGGCCGGGCGTTCAGGCTTGCCAGTCCCCGGCATCAGGCATTACAGCATCCCGGCACGGCTACTCAAGCGCCTCGGCATCGCGGCGCCCCCCATCTAGGCACCCCAGCCGGCACCCCCAGCCCTCGGCACCCTGCACCCACCGCCACCCGTCTGCACCCCACACTCCGCACCCCACGCCCTGCACCCACCCCAGCATCATCGTTTCCCGCTCGTGACGGCTCACTTAGCATGCGGGGAGAATAGGCTGTCGGCCAGTAGACGGAATCGGCGGAATTGTCATGGCCAGGCGCGATAATTTTGCGTCATTAAGAAGATCTGCATCACAAAATCAGCAAAATTATTCCTGCCGAGAGTAGATTTGATTATTCTAAATGAATCGATTCAGTTAGCGGCGTGATGATCGCGACGGGCGTGACCCCGGCAAGGGATGTTGCGTGCGGTCTCACCTTCCGAGCGGATGGCAAAAGCAGGCACGGGCATTATTTCGTGATATAGTTGATA from the Candidatus Sodalis pierantonius str. SOPE genome contains:
- the metK gene encoding methionine adenosyltransferase, whose translation is MAKHLFTSESVSEGHPDKIADQISDAVLDAILAQDPKARVACETYVKTGMVLVGGEITTSAWVDIEELTRSTIREIGYIHSDMGFDANSCAVLNAIGKQSPDINQGVDRTDPLEQGAGDQGLMFGYATNETDVLMPAPITYAHRLVARQSQVRKNGTLPWLRPDAKSQVTFTYDNSKVVGIDTVVLSTQHAEDIALPQLKEAVMEEIIKPVLPAEWLSPQTKYFINPTGRFVIGGPMGDCGLTGRKIIVDTYGGMARHGGGAFSGKDPSKVDRSAAYAARYVAKNIVAAGLADRCEIQVSYAIGVTEPTSITIETFGTEKIPAENLTTLVREFFDLRPYGLITMLDLLQPIYRETAAYGHFGREHFPWEKTDKSELLRDGFPAGFACR
- a CDS encoding SprT family zinc-dependent metalloprotease, which codes for MKPLRIPIALQQSVMQCLRAKLAQAEAYFDCTFPEPTITYQQRGTSAGTAWLERWEIRLNPQLLLENQQTFIDEVIPHELAHLLVFRQFGRVAPHGREWRWMMSHVLQTPARRTHEFDLTVVRPNTFPYRCGCQQHALTVRRHNRVLRGEAQYRCRRCGDLLQPETTTAGR
- a CDS encoding ISL3 family transposase, translated to MDEKSLYAHILNLSAPWQVQSLSLDEKSGSVTVIVGIAEHTQLACPTCGKSCSIHDHRRRKWRHLDTCQFTTLVEADVPRVDCPEHGCQTLPVPWAGSGSRYTLLFEAFVLSWLKVSTVDAVRKQLKLSWNAVDGIMMRAVKRGLARIKQPLSARHLCVDEVGFKKGHQYVTVISDRQGRALQLTDNRGVESLASYLRSLRDHQLDEIKTLSMDMNMAYISAARIHLPNAVDKIAFDHFHVAKMLCAVVDKTRQAEMKQIPSSDRKDAHRSRYLWFYSKQNRLGCRAERLEVARLVLPQTSQCWVMKELARDLWHRRYDNHSRKLWQEWMAMAKDTGIPLMASIARMVAKRLYSILNAMKNRVSNGNAESLNSKIRLLRIKSRGFRNKERFKLGVMFHYGKLNMNF
- the rsmE gene encoding 16S rRNA (uracil(1498)-N(3))-methyltransferase gives rise to the protein MRIPRIYHPAPLAVGDVLDVSEDAAHHLSRVLRMTTDAPLELFDGSNQVFSARLSRVDKKTVEARVLSVRTEDRESPLHLHLGQVMSRGEKMEFTIQKSIELGVNVITPLFSARCGVKLEGERLEKKLQQWRKIAIGACEQCGRNRLAEIRPAMTLEAWCAEQHAGLKLNLYPRAEQRINTLPADDIRLLIGPEGGLSAEEIALTANYGFTDILLGPRVLRTETTAITAITALQVRFGDLG
- the endA gene encoding deoxyribonuclease I, with the protein product MLHKTSGLLAAALLFLSFSTAAKVQQITNFNQAKAAEVKINRDAPGTFYCGCPIRWQGKKGIPDLASCGYQVRKSELRANRIEWEHVVPAWEFGHQRQCWQNGGRKSCAKDAVYRQIETDLHNLQPAIGEVNGDRGNYQYSQWRGGEGQYGRCEMKVDFKNKQAEPPARARGAIARTYFYTRDRYQLRLSRAQTQLFDVWDRTYPVTEWECKRNQRIAAVQGNLNPYITRACSQ